A genomic window from Enoplosus armatus isolate fEnoArm2 chromosome 18, fEnoArm2.hap1, whole genome shotgun sequence includes:
- the tmem230a gene encoding transmembrane protein 230a produces the protein MKATRSNMSGAGTSNNKVKYSRLAADDDGYIDLQFKKSPPKVPYKAIALAIFLFLIGSLLIIFGALLLSGTIKVEHPDRTIPVIIIGLLVFLPGFYHLRIAYYAAKGYRGYSYDDIPDFGD, from the exons ATGAAGGCAACAAGAAGCAACATGTCGGGTGCTGGTACATCCAACAACAAGGTCAAGTATTCGCGGCTGGCTGCTGATGACGACGGCTACATAGACTTACAG TTCAAGAAAAGCCCGCCAAAGGTCCCGTACAAGGCGATTGCACTGGCAATATTCCTGTTTTTGATAGGCTCCTTGCTGATAATCTTCGGGGCTCTTCTTCTGTCAGGAACAATAAAGGTCGAG CATCCAGACCGCACCATTCCTGTCATCATCATAGGGCTGCTCGTTTTCCTTCCTGGATTTTACCATTTGAGAATCGCCTACTACGCCGCAAAGGGTTACCGGGGTTACTCCTACGACGACATCCCAGATTTTGGCGACTGA